One window of the Cotesia glomerata isolate CgM1 linkage group LG10, MPM_Cglom_v2.3, whole genome shotgun sequence genome contains the following:
- the LOC123272510 gene encoding stimulator of interferon genes protein: protein MEVMEEKKNDSNEKQESVLIYPHQPSMTVYILLITAVSIIIIGVSVRLIYKDSYLKAFIDNLTTFVVCFMMLTLGSLMLRTINFLAELEYLKSHHDNQVKKIFTNTFEFNVTSIVFSVVCCLYILMFAIRKGDILSYTRALDSTSNILMILLSIIVSQSIGLFRCKFNSVYTSSTAEGGIDYGTGMAHNYYYGYLRIILSSDGASNPGLRAKMEVYESNQSTSDVQIKIPVKKLFILIPESGHIPPDLRDASNYWLESTTSLDNEVRDRAGVKKRIYRNTVYKIHPGGEGNKRKPVYIVVEGATPVLTFYEVLQHAHKHTDTYKNYRHQIIAAFYKTLQDLLNENAESRDTCELVYFKDYDDDGKRVNIGEILLERIRKEAPNCC from the exons ATGGAG gtaatggaagaaaaaaaaaatgactcgAATGAAAAGCAAGAGAGTGTTTTGATATATCCTCATCAACCTTCGATGACAgtttatattttgttgatAACTGCagtatcaattattatcatcgGTGTTTCCGTACGACTGATTTATAAAGACAGTTATTTAAAAGCTTTTATTGACAACT tgacaACTTTTGTTGTATGTTTCATGATGCTGACCTTAGGATCTTTAATGCTACGTACGATAAATTTCCTTGCAGAgttagaatatttaaaaagtcaCCATGATAATCAagtgaagaaaatatttactaatacATTCGAATTTAATGTTACCTCAATAGTCTTTTCCGTTGTTtgttgtttatatattttg ATGTTTGCTATAAGAAAAGGTGATATTCTGAGTTATACTCGTGCCTTGGATTCGACGTCAAATATCTTGATGATTTTATTGTCTATTATTGTGAGCCAAAGTATTGGGTTG TTTCGGTGTAAATTCAACTCTGTTTACACATCCAGTACAGCTGAAGGAGGAATTGATTATGGGACTGGGATGGcgcataattattattatggttatttaagaattattttatcttccGATGGTGCTAGTAATCCag gaCTGCGTGCAAAAATGGAAGTTTATGAAAGTAATCAAAGTACATCGGACGTTCAGATAAAAATTCctgtaaaaaaactttttatcttGATACCAGAGTCTGGACATATTCCTCCAGATCTTAGAGATGCCTCTAACTATTGGCTGGAGAGTACAACG AGTCTTGATAATGAAGTTCGAGACCGAGCTGGCGTTAAAAAACGTATTTATCGTAATACTGTCTATAAAATTCACCCTGGAGGTGAAGGAAATAAACGTAAGCCTGTTTATATTGTTGTTGAAGGAGCAACTCCAGTGTTAACATTTTATGAAGTATTACAACACGCTCATAAACAtactg atacatataaaaattatcgacACCAGATAATCGCTGCTTTCTATAAAACTCTTCAAGATTTGTTGAATGAAAATGCTGAATCTCGTGATACTTGtgaattagtttattttaaag attATGACGATGATGGTAAGAGAGTTAATATCGgagaaattttattggaaagaATTCGGAAAGAAGCTCCAAATTGCtgttaa
- the LOC123272524 gene encoding calcyclin-binding protein, with protein sequence MASKIEDIKLDIDELNSLLLQAKRQKVKDMLALEVRRLQTELTKIMEATKNEENKNSKPAVPAVSDSKCYEVKLTNYAWDQSDKFIKLYVTLKNVQSLPKEAVACNFSERSIDLRVMGLDNRNYQLPISNLCEDIDPSKSYIKVKTDMIVVFLSKKASKNWSHVTGIEKRIKESKNAPPSSDNSDPEAGLMNIMKKMYQEGDDEMKRTIAKAWTESQEKKNAGLDNFPSI encoded by the exons atggcATCTAAAATCGAAGAT ATTAAACTGGACATTGATGAGCTGAATAGTCTGTTGTTGCAAGCAAAAAGACAGAAAGTCAAAGACATGCTTGCGTTGGAGGTTAGACGTCTTCAAACAGAGCTGACTAAAATAATGGAGGCTACTAAAAACGAGGAGAACAAAAACTCAAAGCCGGCAGTTCCAGCGGTCTCAGATTCAAAATGCTACGAGGTGAAATTGACCAACTACGCCTGGGACCAGTCTGATAAATTCATAAAGCTCTATGTCACCCTGAAGAATGTTCAATCGTTACCCAAGGAAGCTGTTGCCTGTAATTTCTCCGAGAGGTCTATTGACCTCCGAGTTATGGGATTGGACAATCGAAACTACCAGCTTCCAATTTCAAATCTCTGCGAAGACATCGACCCGTCTAAAAGCTACATCAAGGTTAAAACTGATATGATCGTTGTGTTCTTGTCTAAAAAGGCTTCTAAAAATTGGTCACACGTGACTGGAATAGAGAAGAGAATAAAGGAATCGAAAAATGCTCCCCCAAGCTCCGATAATTCAGACCCGGAAGCTGGATTGatgaatattatgaagaaaatgTACCAAGAAGGCGATGATGAGATGAAGAGGACAATTGCTAAAGCGTGGACTGAAAGTCAAGAGAAGAAAAATGCCGGTCTTGACAATTTCCCATCAAtataa
- the LOC123272520 gene encoding 1-acyl-sn-glycerol-3-phosphate acyltransferase alpha → MTPSYLEIILVGFILILPFLYETSSTFRYYFKFLLYYGIVMANSLILIPVMVFRPGNVKNLLLASSICHHVSNLLGLKWELRNRENLEKEQACIVVANHQSSLDILGMFEMWPVMDKCTVVAKKELFYAWPFGLAAWLCGLIFIDRMNSEKARTALNTATDKIKEKKIKLWIFPEGTRHNTGEIHPFKKGAFHVAVNSQLPILPVVFSSYYFLSKKDKRFDPGRVIITTLPPIPTKGLGPEDIEALMEKTRNSMTQVFYSSSREVQQSLNSCKH, encoded by the exons atgaCACCTTCTTatctagaaataattttagtagGATTTATACTAATCTTACCATTTCTCTATGAAACCAGCAGTACatttagatattattttaaatttttattgtactaCGGTATTGTTATGgctaattcattaattttgataCCTGTTATGGTGTTCCGTCCGGGAAATGTTAAAAATCTTTT ATTGGCCTCATCAATTTGCCATCACGTGAGCAATTTACTTGGATTAAAATGGGAATTGCGAAACCGGGAAAACTTGGAAAAAGAACAAGCATGTATCGTTGTCGCTAATCACCAGAGCTCATTGGACATACTGGGGATGTTCGAGATGTGGCCGGTAATGGACAAGTGTACAGTTGTTgctaaaaaagaattattttacgCTTGGCCCTTTGGGCTGGCTGCTTGGCTGTGTggtcttatttttattgatagaaTGAACTCTGAAAAAGCACGAACTGCTTTAAATACAGCCaccgataaaataaaagaaaaaaag ATTAAACTGTGGATATTCCCAGAGGGGACGCGACACAATACCGGAGAAATCCATCCATTTAAAAAAGGTGCTTTTCATGTTGCTGTTAACTCACAATTACCCATTTTACCAGTTGTATTttcttcttattattttttatctaaaaaagaTAAGCGATTCGATCCAg gACGTGTTATCATCACAACTTTACCACCCATACCCACCAAAGGCCTAGGACCGGAAGATATTGAAGCGTTGATGGAAAAAACTCGTAATTCTATGACACAAGTATTTTACTCAAGCTCTCGTGAAGTACAACAGTCGCTCAACTCATGCAaacattaa
- the LOC123272536 gene encoding eukaryotic translation initiation factor 4E-binding protein — MSASPIARQVTQNQNIPSKRIVISDPNQLPVDYSSTPGGTLYSTTPGGTRIVYERAFLMNLRNSPISKTPPSVTSIPADLLKGFPTIPTTNVPVCNKPTKEITVIEEVSEQFQMDM, encoded by the exons atgtcaGCATCACCAATCGCACGCCAAGTTActcaaaatcaaaatatacCTTCTAAAAGAATTGTTATTTCTGACCCGAATCAATTACCAGTAGATTACTCATCTACACCAGGAGGTACTTTGTATTCAACAACACCAGGAG GTACACGAATCGTGTATGAACGGgcttttttaatgaatttaagaaACTCACCGATATCAAAAACTCCTCCAAGTGTTACATCAATCCCAGCAGATTTATTAAAAGGATTTCCAACAATTCCTACGACTAATGTGCCTGTTTGCAATAAACCAACCaaag aaATCACAGTAATTGAAGAAGTCTCTGAGCAGTTCCAAATGGATATGTAA
- the LOC123272487 gene encoding macoilin-1 isoform X1, producing the protein MKRRNAECGKLRRPLKRNKITEGIYGSTLLYLKFLLLWAMVIFADFILEFRFEFLWPFWLLLRSVYDSFKYQGLAFSVFFICIALTSDMICFFFIPVHWLFFAASTYVWVQYVWHTDKGVCLPTVMLWLLFLYIEAAVRLRDLRHMPFHLDLCRPFAAHCIGYPVVTLGFGFKSYVGYRMRQRKQKDVAKENEFYLQLLQQALPAEQQAVSTQLPSQLQSQIVTTETNSKSQPHRPHTQYNPSPEKSRGRNGGGSTDTSVHNGGISNDGHTSPQAQNISAKNSNRKSLDKSDKLDDHKHNSNNSSQSDKNDKRFSHSNGTTVSYNNDVHFIERINSVNDFDVNEAEKDKTVKGSNSSHNNSMKTQSNGSATGKWNNNNNNNNNNNNVKENRDSTTTTTVQHTQRERKGRQSKNIIPDTTMSDHQKQQDEYCQRVIICRKLEADVKRLKSDLQSSRQIEQELRSQVNTLLTGERQAKGDMQQLQHDNDQLQSKLQGLVTARQLDKQTMSSLERRIAEERRQRTACEASLVSERRARRVAEEARSAIPPPPPPLVRQECTDACKTRRAQMEQDLKNLRRELKAKEERFLSLEKEVTHCKDNHGETEILLSALNALQEKNSHLENSLSAETRIKLDLFSALGEAKRQLEIRESMMRSHEKEMEILKAKIAQDLAVMPQDTFSPASSNTTSKLRLNNDVRVGGSKMRSTESPCPGCTVSNLDPNATAYTPKGSLVASTEA; encoded by the exons ATGAAGAGAAGAAATGCCGAGTGCGGCAAGCTCCGGAGGCCCTTGAAACGCAATAAGATCACCGAAGGAATTTATGGAAG CACACTGCTCTACCTAAAGTTTCTGTTACTATGGGCCATGGTGATTTTCGCGGACTTCATATTAGAATTTCGATTTGAATTTTTGTGGCCATTCTGGCTGCTACTCAGAAGTGTTTACGATTCTTTTAAATACCAAGGCTTG GCGTTCTCcgtatttttcatttgtatTGCTCTAACATCAGATatgatttgttttttcttcATACCTGTCCACTGGCTATTTTTCGCAGCCAGTACATATGTATGGGTACAATACGTGTGGCACACgg ATAAAGGAGTGTGCTTACCTACTGTGATGTTGTGGCTATTGTTTCTCTACATAGAGGCTGCAGTGCGATTGCGTGATCTACGCCACATGCCCTTTCATCTTGATCTTTGTAGGCCTTTTGCAGCACACTG CATTGGTTATCCTGTAGTTACCTTGGGTTTTGGTTTCAAAAGCTATGTAGGTTACAGAATGAGAcag agaaaacaaaaagatgtggcgaaagaaaatgaattttatctaCAGCTATTGCAACAAGCATTACCTGCAGAACAACAAGCCGTATCAACACAACTACCGTCACAGTTACAATCACAAATAGTAACGACAgaaacaaattcaaaatcaCAGCCGCACAGGCCACATACACAGTATAATCCCAGTCCAGAAAAAAGTAGAGGTa GGAATGGTGGTGGTTCTACAGACACAAGTGTACATAACGGTGGTATATCAAATGACGGTCACACGTCGCCTCAAGCACAAAATATATCTGCCAAAAATAGTAATAGAAAATCACTTGACAAAAGCGATAAGCTTGATGATCATAAacataattcaaataattcttCACAGTCAGATAAAAATGACAAAAGATTTTCCCATAGTAATGGTACAACGGTATCATATAATAACGATGTACATTTTATCGAACGGATAAATTCAGTTAATGATTTTGACGTAAATGAAGCGGAAAAAGATAAAACCGTCAAAGGTAGTAATTCATCTCACAATAATTCGATGAAAACACAATCAAACGGTTCAGCAACAGGCAAatggaataataataacaacaacaacaataacaataataatgttaaagaGAATCGTGACTCGACGACGACAACGACAGTCCAACACACTCAACGTGAACGTAAAGGTCgtcaaagtaaaaatattattccaGACACAACAATGAGTGACCATCAAAAGCAACAAGATGAATATTGCCAGAGGGTAATTATTTGTCGTAAACTTGAGGCTGATGTAAAACGTTTAAAGTCGGATTTACAGTCGAGTCGACAAATAGAACAAGAATTACGTTCACAAGTAAATACTCTGCTGACCGGTGAGCGGCAAGCCAAAGGTGACATGCAACAGCTGCAGCATGATAATGATCAGCTGCAGAGTAAGCTCCAAGGGCTAGTTACCGCTCGTCAATTAGACAAACAGACAATGTCATCGCTCGAAAGACGAATCGCTGAAGAACGTCGACAACGTACAGCCTGCGAGGCGTCGCTGGTGTCTGAAAGACGAGCACGTCGGGTCGCTGAAGAGGCTAGGTCCGCGATTCCACCGCCTCCTCCGCCGCTTGTACGACAGGAGTGTACGGATGCGTGTAAAACTCGACGAGCGCAAATGGAGCAGGATCTCAAAAATTTAAGACGGGAATTAAAAGCGAAAGAAgaaag atTCTTATCGTTGGAAAAAGAAGTAACGCATTGTAAAGATAATCATGGTGAAACAGAAATTCTTCTCAGTGCGTTAAATGCTCTCCAAGAAAAGAACTCTCACCTGGAAAATAGCTTGAGCGCAGAAACACGGATAAAACTTGATCTATTTTCAGCGCTCGGCGAAGCTAAACGACAGCTTGAAATTAGAGAaa GTATGATGAGGTCCCACGAGAAAgaaatggaaattttaaaagccAAAATTGCACAAGATTTGGCAGTGATGCCCCAAGACACATTCAGTCCAGCATCCAGCAATACAACGTCCAAGTTACGACTCAACAATGATGTACGTGTTGGTGGTTCTAAAATGCGTAGCACTGAAAGTCCGTGTCCAGGATGTACTGTGTCTAATCTCGATCCTAATGCAACGGCTTACACACCTAAAGGCTCGCTCGTAGCCTCCACCGAggcttaa
- the LOC123272487 gene encoding macoilin-1 isoform X2 has product MKRRNAECGKLRRPLKRNKITEGIYGSTLLYLKFLLLWAMVIFADFILEFRFEFLWPFWLLLRSVYDSFKYQGLAFSVFFICIALTSDMICFFFIPVHWLFFAASTYVWVQYVWHTDKGVCLPTVMLWLLFLYIEAAVRLRDLRHMPFHLDLCRPFAAHCIGYPVVTLGFGFKSYVGYRMRQRKQKDVAKENEFYLQLLQQALPAEQQAVSTQLPSQLQSQIVTTETNSKSQPHRPHTQYNPSPEKSRGNGGGSTDTSVHNGGISNDGHTSPQAQNISAKNSNRKSLDKSDKLDDHKHNSNNSSQSDKNDKRFSHSNGTTVSYNNDVHFIERINSVNDFDVNEAEKDKTVKGSNSSHNNSMKTQSNGSATGKWNNNNNNNNNNNNVKENRDSTTTTTVQHTQRERKGRQSKNIIPDTTMSDHQKQQDEYCQRVIICRKLEADVKRLKSDLQSSRQIEQELRSQVNTLLTGERQAKGDMQQLQHDNDQLQSKLQGLVTARQLDKQTMSSLERRIAEERRQRTACEASLVSERRARRVAEEARSAIPPPPPPLVRQECTDACKTRRAQMEQDLKNLRRELKAKEERFLSLEKEVTHCKDNHGETEILLSALNALQEKNSHLENSLSAETRIKLDLFSALGEAKRQLEIRESMMRSHEKEMEILKAKIAQDLAVMPQDTFSPASSNTTSKLRLNNDVRVGGSKMRSTESPCPGCTVSNLDPNATAYTPKGSLVASTEA; this is encoded by the exons ATGAAGAGAAGAAATGCCGAGTGCGGCAAGCTCCGGAGGCCCTTGAAACGCAATAAGATCACCGAAGGAATTTATGGAAG CACACTGCTCTACCTAAAGTTTCTGTTACTATGGGCCATGGTGATTTTCGCGGACTTCATATTAGAATTTCGATTTGAATTTTTGTGGCCATTCTGGCTGCTACTCAGAAGTGTTTACGATTCTTTTAAATACCAAGGCTTG GCGTTCTCcgtatttttcatttgtatTGCTCTAACATCAGATatgatttgttttttcttcATACCTGTCCACTGGCTATTTTTCGCAGCCAGTACATATGTATGGGTACAATACGTGTGGCACACgg ATAAAGGAGTGTGCTTACCTACTGTGATGTTGTGGCTATTGTTTCTCTACATAGAGGCTGCAGTGCGATTGCGTGATCTACGCCACATGCCCTTTCATCTTGATCTTTGTAGGCCTTTTGCAGCACACTG CATTGGTTATCCTGTAGTTACCTTGGGTTTTGGTTTCAAAAGCTATGTAGGTTACAGAATGAGAcag agaaaacaaaaagatgtggcgaaagaaaatgaattttatctaCAGCTATTGCAACAAGCATTACCTGCAGAACAACAAGCCGTATCAACACAACTACCGTCACAGTTACAATCACAAATAGTAACGACAgaaacaaattcaaaatcaCAGCCGCACAGGCCACATACACAGTATAATCCCAGTCCAGAAAAAAGTAGAG GGAATGGTGGTGGTTCTACAGACACAAGTGTACATAACGGTGGTATATCAAATGACGGTCACACGTCGCCTCAAGCACAAAATATATCTGCCAAAAATAGTAATAGAAAATCACTTGACAAAAGCGATAAGCTTGATGATCATAAacataattcaaataattcttCACAGTCAGATAAAAATGACAAAAGATTTTCCCATAGTAATGGTACAACGGTATCATATAATAACGATGTACATTTTATCGAACGGATAAATTCAGTTAATGATTTTGACGTAAATGAAGCGGAAAAAGATAAAACCGTCAAAGGTAGTAATTCATCTCACAATAATTCGATGAAAACACAATCAAACGGTTCAGCAACAGGCAAatggaataataataacaacaacaacaataacaataataatgttaaagaGAATCGTGACTCGACGACGACAACGACAGTCCAACACACTCAACGTGAACGTAAAGGTCgtcaaagtaaaaatattattccaGACACAACAATGAGTGACCATCAAAAGCAACAAGATGAATATTGCCAGAGGGTAATTATTTGTCGTAAACTTGAGGCTGATGTAAAACGTTTAAAGTCGGATTTACAGTCGAGTCGACAAATAGAACAAGAATTACGTTCACAAGTAAATACTCTGCTGACCGGTGAGCGGCAAGCCAAAGGTGACATGCAACAGCTGCAGCATGATAATGATCAGCTGCAGAGTAAGCTCCAAGGGCTAGTTACCGCTCGTCAATTAGACAAACAGACAATGTCATCGCTCGAAAGACGAATCGCTGAAGAACGTCGACAACGTACAGCCTGCGAGGCGTCGCTGGTGTCTGAAAGACGAGCACGTCGGGTCGCTGAAGAGGCTAGGTCCGCGATTCCACCGCCTCCTCCGCCGCTTGTACGACAGGAGTGTACGGATGCGTGTAAAACTCGACGAGCGCAAATGGAGCAGGATCTCAAAAATTTAAGACGGGAATTAAAAGCGAAAGAAgaaag atTCTTATCGTTGGAAAAAGAAGTAACGCATTGTAAAGATAATCATGGTGAAACAGAAATTCTTCTCAGTGCGTTAAATGCTCTCCAAGAAAAGAACTCTCACCTGGAAAATAGCTTGAGCGCAGAAACACGGATAAAACTTGATCTATTTTCAGCGCTCGGCGAAGCTAAACGACAGCTTGAAATTAGAGAaa GTATGATGAGGTCCCACGAGAAAgaaatggaaattttaaaagccAAAATTGCACAAGATTTGGCAGTGATGCCCCAAGACACATTCAGTCCAGCATCCAGCAATACAACGTCCAAGTTACGACTCAACAATGATGTACGTGTTGGTGGTTCTAAAATGCGTAGCACTGAAAGTCCGTGTCCAGGATGTACTGTGTCTAATCTCGATCCTAATGCAACGGCTTACACACCTAAAGGCTCGCTCGTAGCCTCCACCGAggcttaa